Proteins encoded in a region of the uncultured Sunxiuqinia sp. genome:
- a CDS encoding SusC/RagA family TonB-linked outer membrane protein, with product MHIIHKISVLALFMLFCISGWSQNKQINGTVVNHKGEPVSGARVSVVDHPELKAYTNTDGTFKISTSVENSLKIETIDDGVKTIQLDSSEEALTISMDFASQRRDLGFGFDQPLSESTGAISYTSSEDINKRSSFSTANSLFGNVLGLTALQENGAVWDAAATMYIRGLQTTSNNNILVLVDGIERDIRYIVPEEVASVSVLRDAAAVALYGYKGINGILSVTTKRGKYNTSEINVSYDHAINWQKRKPEFVNGFTYAKAINEALINDGKDTRYSQNDLNAFESGKYPYLYPNVNWFDEVFRNHGSSNIYNVNFRGGGKKMRYFTMFNLQGNQGFIRNSEMNEGYSTQEKYSKANIRTNLDIDVTSTTKAEINLMGVLNEFSRPGLASDNLIGKLYTVPSVAFPIKTSDGIWGGNETWGSNMNPVALTQARGYSTGHTRSLYADFKLSQKLDVITEGLSASIRLGYDNIAAYWEGHNRDYAYASDVVNSWENGEPADISRYTGGAESELGYGDKLDWQDRHMNFNGSVNYETSFDKSKLLTSLIYSYENHVLNNQNNTFYRQNVAAYAHYVYNSKYIADLTLVASGSNKLAPDQKWNYSPTVSAAWVLSKEDFLNSSDFIDFLKLRASFGIINSDNIPTEDYWEQSFSDGGGYHLGGNYDWYGGTMEGQLASMNSTSEKAFKYNFGIDAAMLKGLNITVDTYYEKRKDIWVSAGGANSAVLGASSPYANGGIVNSWGVETGLDYIKQLGDWAVSVGGKFTLSKNKIDEMLEEPRAYDYLRRTGQSVYQIFGYQALGLFIDEADIANSPAQQFSEVKPGDIKYKDQNNDGIVNEYDEVALGYNAVVPEIYYSFNLGLEWKGFGLNALFQGVTNYTTVLNAPSVYIPLIDNRNISEEYYNNRWTPETPFARYPRLTTEVNDNNFKTNTIWLADASYLKLRNCELYYKLPVNFLSTIKMKTGKVYVRGVDLLTIDNIDISDPESIGVAYPMTRSLNVGFAFGF from the coding sequence ATGCATATCATACATAAAATATCAGTTTTGGCCCTGTTTATGCTATTCTGCATAAGTGGCTGGTCTCAAAACAAACAGATAAATGGAACGGTTGTCAACCATAAAGGTGAACCTGTTTCCGGAGCTCGAGTGTCGGTTGTTGATCATCCGGAACTGAAAGCTTACACAAATACAGATGGAACATTTAAAATTTCTACATCTGTTGAAAATTCCCTGAAAATTGAAACGATAGATGATGGAGTAAAAACAATTCAGTTGGATTCATCAGAAGAAGCTCTGACTATTTCGATGGATTTTGCTTCTCAAAGACGAGATCTGGGCTTTGGGTTCGATCAGCCATTATCCGAATCAACAGGTGCAATCTCCTACACTTCATCTGAAGATATCAATAAGCGATCTTCTTTCAGCACTGCTAATTCGTTGTTCGGAAACGTTCTGGGCTTGACAGCATTGCAAGAAAACGGTGCCGTTTGGGACGCTGCTGCAACAATGTATATCCGTGGGTTACAAACAACTTCAAATAACAATATTCTGGTCTTGGTCGATGGTATCGAACGGGATATCAGGTATATTGTTCCCGAAGAAGTTGCATCAGTGTCCGTTCTTCGTGATGCTGCTGCTGTTGCCTTATACGGTTATAAAGGGATTAACGGAATTCTTTCGGTTACCACGAAGCGTGGGAAATACAATACCAGCGAAATCAATGTAAGTTACGATCATGCAATTAACTGGCAAAAAAGAAAGCCGGAATTTGTTAACGGCTTTACCTATGCAAAAGCGATCAATGAAGCATTAATCAACGATGGAAAGGATACCCGTTATTCTCAAAACGATCTGAATGCTTTCGAGAGCGGTAAGTACCCTTATTTGTACCCGAACGTCAATTGGTTTGACGAAGTTTTCCGCAACCATGGTTCATCTAATATCTACAACGTCAACTTCCGTGGTGGTGGCAAGAAAATGCGCTACTTTACGATGTTCAATCTTCAAGGGAATCAAGGATTCATTCGAAATTCTGAAATGAACGAAGGCTATTCCACACAAGAGAAATATTCAAAAGCGAATATTCGCACAAATCTGGATATTGATGTGACTTCGACAACAAAAGCGGAAATTAACTTGATGGGAGTTTTGAATGAGTTTTCCAGGCCCGGTCTTGCGTCTGACAATTTGATCGGGAAATTATATACTGTTCCATCAGTTGCCTTTCCAATTAAAACCAGCGACGGTATTTGGGGTGGAAATGAAACCTGGGGCTCAAATATGAACCCCGTTGCCTTAACGCAGGCAAGAGGATACTCAACCGGTCATACCCGTTCGTTATACGCAGACTTCAAACTGAGTCAAAAACTGGATGTTATTACTGAAGGTTTGAGTGCGTCAATACGTTTAGGATATGACAATATCGCAGCTTACTGGGAAGGACATAACCGCGATTACGCTTATGCGAGTGATGTGGTTAATTCATGGGAAAATGGAGAGCCAGCAGACATTAGCCGTTATACCGGTGGTGCCGAAAGTGAATTGGGTTATGGAGACAAACTGGATTGGCAGGATCGTCATATGAACTTCAATGGAAGCGTTAATTATGAGACATCATTTGACAAGAGCAAATTGCTTACTTCGTTGATCTACTCGTACGAAAATCATGTACTGAACAATCAGAACAATACCTTTTATCGTCAAAATGTTGCGGCTTACGCACACTATGTGTATAACAGCAAGTACATTGCTGATTTGACCCTTGTTGCCAGCGGATCGAATAAACTGGCTCCCGATCAAAAATGGAATTATTCTCCAACAGTATCGGCTGCATGGGTCTTGTCTAAAGAAGATTTCTTGAATTCATCTGATTTCATTGACTTCCTGAAACTAAGAGCTTCATTCGGTATCATTAACTCTGATAACATTCCGACAGAAGATTATTGGGAACAAAGTTTCAGCGACGGAGGCGGATATCATTTAGGTGGCAACTACGATTGGTACGGTGGTACTATGGAAGGTCAATTGGCCAGCATGAACTCAACCAGCGAAAAGGCTTTCAAGTATAACTTTGGTATTGATGCAGCTATGCTGAAAGGTTTGAACATCACCGTTGACACCTATTATGAAAAACGCAAAGATATCTGGGTATCAGCAGGAGGTGCTAACTCGGCGGTTCTTGGAGCTTCTTCTCCATATGCTAACGGAGGAATTGTTAATAGCTGGGGTGTTGAAACCGGCTTAGACTACATCAAACAGCTTGGCGACTGGGCTGTCTCTGTAGGGGGTAAATTCACCTTGTCGAAAAACAAAATCGACGAAATGCTGGAAGAACCACGTGCCTACGACTATCTGCGTCGCACAGGACAATCGGTATATCAAATTTTCGGATACCAGGCTTTAGGTTTATTTATTGATGAAGCTGATATTGCCAATAGTCCGGCCCAACAGTTTAGCGAGGTTAAACCTGGAGATATCAAGTACAAAGATCAAAATAACGATGGTATCGTTAATGAGTATGATGAGGTCGCGTTAGGCTACAATGCTGTTGTTCCAGAGATTTACTATTCGTTCAACCTTGGATTGGAATGGAAAGGTTTTGGACTAAACGCCTTGTTTCAGGGAGTGACTAACTACACGACTGTACTGAATGCACCAAGCGTTTATATTCCTCTAATTGATAATCGAAATATCTCTGAAGAATACTATAACAATCGTTGGACTCCTGAAACTCCTTTTGCCAGATACCCCCGACTGACAACTGAAGTTAACGACAATAACTTTAAAACAAATACTATCTGGCTTGCTGATGCTTCATATTTGAAGTTGCGCAACTGCGAGTTGTATTACAAACTGCCGGTTAACTTCCTTTCAACAATCAAAATGAAAACCGGTAAAGTGTATGTCAGAGGTGTTGACTTATTAACAATCGACAATATCGATATATCCGATCCTGAATCAATTGGTGTGGCATATCCAATGACCCGCTCCTTAAATGTTGGTTTTGCATTTGGATTTTGA
- a CDS encoding RagB/SusD family nutrient uptake outer membrane protein yields MKNIKIYILSLLLGGAVWTSCVDDIAVGDSFLEKQPGVDVTQDTIFSNADYARRFLWNNYSKLYYGLPVYWNSIDNRMNMGVFETLSDTWHSHLSWDGVNRSYYSGSYSAGTEESSDATKFNYTKEEVWEAVRQAWIFIENVDRVPGMDDSEKSRLKAEAKVIIASRYFDLFRHFGGVPIVDHAFEVSNNVDAYYTERGTVDATVKFMTNLLDEASANLPWSLSAADISNWDGRFTKAAAMGLKCKILLFAASPLFNDSEPYSTAGAQEAVTNLQVWYGGYKSELWDECLKACEDFFTALNSNGIYGLVQANGTTVSDYRDAFRKAYFTRGSGGSNTELLISTRVRYTYGNNGQWDYYFPQSVANGAFTPTQEYVEMFPMADGTPFDWNDPDDVAKMFSDRDPRLYETVLVNNASYQGRQAELWVGGREAQQNPAQEAGQFATGYGIYKYILDRSANLNKPTLWPYLRISEIYLTYAEALMKTGHMGDAIAQVDAVRARVGLKGLVESNPDKNMLDEDVLMEEILRERACELGMEDVRFFDLIRNKRADLFHKQLHGLRIYRADGVEGSWSDKDPSTRGDRPTEFTYEIFNLTNSSRTWWTSFDPKWYLSAFPPVEVNKGYGLTQNPGW; encoded by the coding sequence ATGAAAAATATAAAAATATATATCTTATCACTGCTACTTGGAGGTGCCGTTTGGACTTCTTGCGTGGATGATATTGCCGTTGGCGACAGCTTTCTGGAAAAACAGCCGGGCGTAGATGTAACGCAGGATACCATTTTTAGCAATGCTGACTACGCCCGCCGCTTTTTATGGAACAACTACAGCAAACTGTACTACGGACTTCCCGTTTATTGGAACAGTATCGATAACCGTATGAACATGGGGGTATTCGAAACACTTTCAGACACCTGGCACAGCCATTTGAGCTGGGATGGTGTTAACCGAAGCTACTATTCAGGTAGCTACAGCGCAGGAACGGAGGAATCATCAGACGCTACCAAATTTAACTATACCAAAGAAGAAGTTTGGGAAGCGGTTCGTCAGGCATGGATTTTTATTGAAAACGTAGACCGTGTTCCGGGTATGGACGACAGCGAAAAGTCCCGGTTGAAAGCCGAGGCCAAAGTCATTATTGCTTCCCGTTATTTCGACCTTTTCCGTCACTTTGGCGGTGTGCCAATCGTTGACCATGCATTTGAAGTGAGCAACAATGTTGATGCTTATTATACTGAGCGCGGAACTGTTGATGCTACAGTAAAATTTATGACCAACCTGTTGGATGAAGCTTCTGCAAATTTGCCGTGGTCACTCAGTGCAGCTGATATCTCAAACTGGGATGGACGTTTTACAAAAGCAGCAGCTATGGGTTTAAAATGTAAAATCTTACTTTTTGCAGCCAGCCCGTTGTTTAACGATAGTGAACCATACAGTACTGCCGGCGCTCAGGAAGCTGTAACAAATCTGCAAGTTTGGTACGGAGGCTACAAGTCGGAGCTTTGGGATGAATGTCTAAAAGCATGTGAAGACTTCTTTACTGCATTAAACAGCAATGGTATTTATGGTTTGGTTCAAGCTAACGGAACAACAGTTAGCGACTATCGCGATGCTTTTAGAAAAGCATATTTTACGCGGGGTAGCGGTGGTAGTAACACAGAGCTACTGATTTCTACACGTGTTCGTTACACCTATGGGAACAACGGACAATGGGACTACTATTTCCCTCAGTCTGTTGCAAATGGTGCTTTCACACCAACTCAGGAATATGTTGAAATGTTCCCGATGGCAGATGGTACTCCTTTTGATTGGAACGATCCGGATGACGTAGCGAAGATGTTTAGTGACCGTGACCCTCGTTTATACGAAACTGTTTTGGTGAATAATGCCAGTTATCAGGGACGTCAAGCCGAACTTTGGGTTGGCGGGCGTGAAGCACAACAAAACCCGGCGCAGGAAGCCGGACAGTTTGCAACAGGATACGGAATATACAAATATATCCTCGATCGGTCAGCAAACCTTAATAAGCCTACCTTGTGGCCTTACCTGCGTATATCGGAGATTTACCTGACTTATGCAGAAGCATTAATGAAAACCGGACACATGGGCGATGCCATTGCTCAGGTTGATGCCGTTCGTGCTCGCGTTGGCTTGAAAGGATTGGTCGAAAGTAATCCGGATAAAAACATGTTGGATGAAGACGTGCTGATGGAAGAAATCCTGAGAGAACGCGCTTGTGAACTTGGTATGGAAGATGTTCGCTTTTTCGACCTGATTCGGAATAAAAGAGCTGATCTTTTCCACAAACAACTTCATGGCTTACGGATTTACCGTGCTGACGGAGTTGAAGGCTCATGGTCAGATAAGGATCCATCAACAAGAGGTGACCGCCCGACTGAATTTACCTACGAAATCTTCAACTTGACAAATTCATCCAGAACATGGTGGACAAGTTTTGATCCAAAATGGTATCTGTCAGCTTTTCCTCCGGTTGAGGTAAACAAAGGATATGGATTAACCCAAAATCCTGGATGGTAA
- a CDS encoding TonB-dependent receptor produces the protein MTLLCICVMSSWGTSWAINDSPSSKSVQIEAALSSQNDAERLQNQQKKVIKGTVIDKSEKGVPGATVFVKGTTVGTVTDIDGNYTISVPAGAETLVFSFVGLGTQEISIGNKTVINVTLEESSIGLGEVVAVAYGAQKKVTVTGAISSIGGDELLKTPTGSISNALSGAITGLSSVQYSGEPGADAANLFIRGIATLNNSTPLIQVDGVERDFSQIDPNEIESITVLKDASATAVFGVRGANGVILITTKRGKEGQAKISFSTSFGVQVPTKLLEFADSYQYATYYNEAQANDGVDPSSYKFQPNVLEAFRTHSDPVLYPDVDWMDYLLKNGAMQTQHNVNISGGVEKIRYFVSLGAYTQEGLFKTFDTGYDFNFNYDRYNYRANLDFDITKSTLLSVNLGGRIEKKNTPISNEDQNQLFRQLYWATPFGGAGIIDGKRVVTNPDYIPDPGYDGLWPYYGKGFNSKSTNVLNLDLVLNQKLDFVTQGLSFKVKGSYNSSYNHTKTRSSTLPYYTPILTDSNVVEYRKSGDDAQLGYGESFGKGRNWYAEASFDYSRKFGDHTIGGLALYTQSKTYYPKKYTDIPSGYVGMVGRVTYDYQTRYMAEFNVGYNGSENFAPGKRYGFFPAGSLGWVISEEPFMAEMKHVVNYMKLRASYGVVGNDKYGDSRFLYLPDSYVLGGSGYNFGTNVGSNQPGAYEAAKSNPNVTWEKAYKQNYGVDFAFLRERFKMSVDVFKEHREDILVQSETVPAIVGASLPVINLGVVDNHGYEFSVEWNEKLNDQFRYWVKGNFSFARNKIIEKGEVPPNEDYMWETGRPIGSRIINLFWGFYDETANDRYKAQYGQDIAEHAGGLEPGDVVYVDLNRDGVIDNDDITKLGYTDTPEYVVGANMGFSWKNLDFSMQWTGAWNTSRLLDETFRVPMGETNTNSLLLYQFEDRWTPETAATASLPRATLAHKTNNYKSSNLFLADASYLRLKNVEVGYNLKFPVFNSIGVENCRVYLSGYNLLTFTGFKYGDPESRTSSRPQYPLTRVFNLGLKVGF, from the coding sequence GTGACATTACTTTGCATATGTGTCATGAGTAGCTGGGGTACATCTTGGGCGATAAATGATTCCCCAAGTAGTAAAAGTGTTCAAATTGAAGCTGCACTCTCCAGTCAGAATGACGCTGAGAGACTTCAAAATCAGCAGAAAAAAGTCATTAAAGGGACGGTGATCGACAAGTCAGAAAAGGGAGTTCCCGGAGCAACCGTTTTTGTTAAAGGAACTACAGTTGGAACCGTTACTGACATTGACGGTAACTATACCATCTCAGTTCCTGCAGGTGCCGAAACTCTTGTCTTTTCGTTTGTCGGCTTGGGAACACAAGAGATTTCGATTGGCAATAAAACAGTCATTAATGTGACTTTAGAAGAGTCTTCAATTGGTCTTGGCGAAGTTGTCGCTGTTGCGTATGGTGCTCAAAAGAAAGTAACAGTTACCGGCGCAATTTCCTCAATTGGTGGCGACGAACTGTTGAAGACTCCGACAGGTTCAATCTCAAATGCTTTATCAGGTGCTATAACAGGGTTATCATCGGTTCAGTACTCAGGAGAGCCTGGAGCTGATGCTGCGAATTTATTCATTCGTGGTATTGCGACACTTAACAATTCCACGCCGCTGATTCAGGTAGATGGTGTTGAACGTGATTTCTCACAGATTGATCCGAATGAAATTGAAAGCATTACAGTATTGAAAGATGCATCAGCGACTGCTGTTTTCGGGGTGCGTGGAGCGAACGGTGTAATTTTGATTACAACAAAACGTGGTAAAGAAGGCCAGGCAAAAATTTCATTCTCAACTTCTTTTGGGGTACAAGTGCCAACTAAACTATTAGAGTTTGCTGACAGTTATCAGTATGCCACCTACTACAACGAAGCTCAAGCAAATGATGGTGTTGACCCATCAAGTTATAAATTCCAACCCAATGTTTTAGAAGCTTTCCGTACACATTCAGATCCGGTTTTATATCCGGATGTAGATTGGATGGATTACCTGTTGAAAAACGGCGCTATGCAAACACAGCACAACGTGAACATCTCCGGTGGTGTTGAGAAGATCCGGTATTTTGTTTCATTGGGCGCCTATACGCAAGAAGGACTTTTTAAAACTTTCGATACCGGTTACGATTTCAACTTTAATTACGATCGTTATAACTATCGTGCCAATCTCGATTTTGATATTACGAAATCAACCTTGCTCTCTGTTAACTTGGGTGGACGCATTGAAAAGAAAAACACACCGATCTCAAATGAAGATCAAAACCAGCTGTTCCGTCAATTATACTGGGCGACTCCATTTGGAGGTGCCGGAATTATTGATGGGAAACGTGTTGTAACAAACCCTGACTACATCCCGGATCCCGGATACGATGGACTTTGGCCATATTACGGAAAGGGTTTCAACTCCAAGTCAACAAACGTACTGAATCTTGATCTGGTTTTGAATCAGAAACTTGATTTTGTAACGCAAGGGCTTTCCTTTAAGGTAAAAGGATCATACAACAGTAGCTACAATCACACTAAAACACGCAGCTCAACTTTACCCTATTATACGCCTATCTTAACAGATTCGAATGTCGTCGAGTATCGAAAAAGCGGTGATGATGCCCAACTTGGTTATGGTGAAAGTTTTGGAAAGGGTCGTAACTGGTATGCAGAAGCAAGCTTTGATTACAGCCGCAAATTTGGCGATCATACCATCGGAGGTTTAGCTCTTTATACCCAATCAAAAACATACTACCCCAAAAAGTACACTGATATTCCTTCAGGTTATGTAGGAATGGTTGGACGTGTTACATATGATTACCAAACACGTTATATGGCTGAGTTTAATGTTGGGTACAATGGGTCAGAAAACTTTGCCCCCGGTAAAAGATATGGATTTTTCCCTGCAGGATCTTTAGGATGGGTTATTTCTGAAGAACCTTTTATGGCTGAAATGAAGCATGTTGTCAACTATATGAAGCTGAGAGCTTCTTATGGGGTCGTTGGTAATGACAAATACGGAGACAGTCGTTTCTTGTATTTACCCGATTCCTATGTACTCGGAGGTTCCGGTTATAACTTCGGAACCAATGTTGGATCAAATCAACCCGGAGCTTATGAGGCTGCAAAATCGAACCCCAATGTAACCTGGGAAAAAGCCTATAAACAAAACTACGGTGTTGATTTTGCTTTCTTGAGAGAACGCTTCAAAATGTCGGTTGATGTCTTTAAAGAACATCGGGAAGATATCTTAGTGCAGTCGGAAACGGTACCAGCAATTGTTGGAGCAAGTTTACCGGTTATTAACCTTGGTGTTGTAGACAACCACGGCTATGAATTCTCCGTTGAGTGGAACGAAAAACTGAACGACCAGTTTCGTTACTGGGTGAAAGGAAACTTTTCTTTTGCTCGAAACAAAATTATCGAAAAAGGAGAAGTTCCTCCAAACGAAGATTACATGTGGGAAACCGGTCGTCCGATTGGATCACGAATTATCAATCTTTTTTGGGGATTTTATGACGAAACCGCCAACGATCGATACAAAGCACAGTATGGTCAGGACATTGCTGAACATGCCGGTGGCTTAGAGCCTGGAGATGTCGTTTATGTCGATTTAAACAGAGATGGAGTTATCGACAACGATGACATTACAAAATTAGGTTATACTGACACGCCTGAATATGTTGTTGGTGCCAACATGGGATTCTCATGGAAGAACCTCGATTTTAGCATGCAATGGACTGGTGCCTGGAATACTTCACGCTTGTTGGATGAAACTTTCCGTGTTCCAATGGGAGAAACAAATACGAACAGTTTATTGCTCTATCAATTCGAAGACAGATGGACCCCAGAAACGGCTGCTACGGCATCACTACCCCGGGCAACATTAGCTCACAAAACCAACAATTATAAATCCTCTAACTTGTTCTTAGCCGACGCCAGTTATTTGCGTTTAAAAAATGTCGAAGTTGGTTACAACTTGAAATTTCCTGTTTTCAACAGCATTGGAGTTGAAAATTGTCGCGTCTACTTAAGTGGATATAACCTACTCACTTTTACCGGATTTAAATATGGTGATCCTGAATCAAGAACCAGTTCTCGTCCTCAGTATCCACTCACCAGAGTATTTAACTTAGGTCTGAAAGTGGGATTTTAA
- a CDS encoding glycoside hydrolase family 16 protein: MKKIIQRFCSKRMSAPFIGLLPIFIFSFITNMTSVAATPVEDSADIKTAQSTFLLKAGMELVWSDEFNTDGAPNPMNWNYEYGFIRNQELQWYQSQNASCKNGVLLIEGKREVVQNPNYSPTSSDWRNIRPSASYTSSCMITRGLQEWSAGGYYEVRARIDVTKGAWPAIWLLGNKGSWPDNGEIDMMEFYRINDEPHILANVAWGTAQKYKAAWDSSERLYTDFASKDPDWASKFHIWSMMWDDKYIRLYLDGELLNAIDLNKTLNADKTNPFVSSQKFYLILNLAIGSNGGIPDDSKFPVTFEVDYARVYKVIKKKLK, from the coding sequence ATGAAAAAAATTATCCAACGATTTTGCTCGAAAAGAATGTCTGCCCCATTTATTGGACTCTTGCCAATATTCATTTTTAGCTTCATCACAAACATGACTAGCGTAGCTGCAACCCCGGTTGAAGATAGTGCTGATATAAAGACAGCACAATCGACTTTTTTATTGAAAGCAGGGATGGAGCTCGTTTGGAGTGATGAGTTTAATACTGATGGAGCTCCGAATCCTATGAATTGGAATTATGAATACGGATTTATTCGTAACCAAGAGTTGCAATGGTACCAATCTCAAAACGCCAGCTGCAAAAACGGGGTGCTGCTTATAGAAGGGAAACGGGAAGTAGTTCAAAACCCCAATTACAGTCCGACGAGTTCTGACTGGAGAAATATACGACCGTCAGCCTCTTATACCTCTTCTTGTATGATCACGCGAGGCTTGCAAGAATGGTCAGCCGGAGGATATTATGAAGTTCGAGCCCGGATTGATGTAACTAAGGGTGCATGGCCGGCTATTTGGCTACTCGGCAATAAAGGCTCCTGGCCAGATAACGGGGAGATCGATATGATGGAGTTTTATAGGATTAACGATGAACCACACATTTTGGCAAATGTAGCGTGGGGAACAGCGCAGAAATATAAAGCAGCCTGGGACAGTAGTGAAAGGCTGTATACTGATTTTGCTTCTAAAGATCCTGATTGGGCTAGTAAATTCCATATCTGGTCTATGATGTGGGATGATAAATATATACGCCTCTACCTTGATGGCGAACTATTAAACGCAATTGACCTCAATAAAACCCTGAATGCTGACAAAACGAATCCGTTTGTCAGTTCTCAGAAGTTTTATCTCATCTTAAATCTGGCCATTGGATCCAATGGCGGGATACCTGATGACTCAAAGTTTCCTGTAACGTTCGAAGTTGATTATGCCCGAGTATATAAAGTTATCAAAAAGAAACTTAAATAA